Proteins from one Lachnospiraceae bacterium KGMB03038 genomic window:
- a CDS encoding 4Fe-4S dicluster domain-containing protein translates to MAAEIDRLDVKVSWEDLTEGMVIAGAGTSRSFKTGEWSTDKPVFIEEKCKQCLLCTPVCPDSCIPVQDGKRGAFDYDHCKGCGICVKSCPFGAITMEGVE, encoded by the coding sequence ATGGCGGCAGAGATTGATCGACTGGATGTAAAAGTGAGCTGGGAAGACCTGACCGAAGGAATGGTGATCGCCGGAGCCGGAACTTCCAGATCATTCAAAACCGGTGAGTGGTCAACCGACAAACCGGTATTTATAGAAGAAAAGTGCAAACAGTGCCTTTTATGTACGCCTGTCTGCCCAGACAGCTGTATTCCGGTACAGGATGGAAAACGAGGCGCGTTTGATTACGATCACTGCAAAGGATGCGGGATTTGTGTGAAATCTTGTCCCTTTGGGGCGATTACAATGGAAGGGGTGGAATAG
- a CDS encoding pyruvate synthase: MSEAIEIRWHGRGGQGAKTAALLLADVAFQTGKYVQGFPEYGPERMGAPITAYNRISDVKIRVHSNIYDPKYVVVVDESLLEAVDVTAGLKKEGAILVNTAKPKEAILPHLRGYEGAVYTIDAHKVSMEAMGRYFPNTPMLAAIVKVAGIMEEDRFMKEMEASFRHKFAGKPEVIDGNMKALKMAFKEVR, from the coding sequence ATGAGTGAAGCAATCGAGATCAGATGGCACGGCCGGGGCGGACAAGGTGCCAAGACAGCGGCGCTTCTCCTTGCGGACGTGGCTTTCCAAACGGGAAAGTATGTGCAGGGATTCCCGGAATACGGACCGGAGCGTATGGGCGCGCCGATCACCGCGTACAACCGGATCAGTGATGTGAAGATCCGGGTACATTCCAATATCTACGACCCAAAGTATGTAGTAGTGGTGGATGAATCTCTCCTGGAAGCCGTAGACGTGACGGCCGGCCTGAAAAAGGAAGGAGCGATTCTGGTCAATACCGCAAAGCCAAAAGAAGCAATCCTTCCGCATTTAAGAGGATATGAGGGCGCGGTCTATACTATAGACGCCCATAAAGTATCAATGGAGGCTATGGGAAGATATTTTCCCAACACCCCAATGCTGGCGGCTATCGTGAAAGTGGCCGGGATCATGGAAGAAGATCGTTTTATGAAGGAAATGGAAGCATCCTTCCGTCATAAATTTGCCGGGAAGCCGGAAGTGATCGATGGAAATATGAAAGCTCTTAAGATGGCATTTAAGGAGGTGCGCTGA
- the ptsP gene encoding phosphoenolpyruvate--protein phosphotransferase yields MEKYAGKSILKGTAIGRILCYSKGEQVVQRRSAADAEAEKARYEAAKETAARQLNELYEKALKEVGEVNAAIFEVHAMMLEDEDFNDSIFNMIDGQKVNAEYAVAATGDNFSKMFAQMEDEYFQARSADIKDIAERVIRILQGSENSGDLGDEPVILAAKDLAPSETVQMDKSKLLGFVTEFGSSNSHTAILARTMNIPALIGIPVDERLNGKMAVIDGDKGELILDPDEDTLADYRTKQEEQERQRSLLQELKGKEDITLDGKRIRLFANIGSEGDIAKVLENDADGIGLFRSEFLYLEKQDYPSEEEQFQAYKSALEMMAGRKVVIRTLDIGADKQVDYFRLDKEENPAMGYRAIRICLDREEVFRTQLRALLRASAYGNLAVMYPMIISVDEVRRIKKIMTSIQAEFDAKEIPYGEIEQGIMIETPAAVMISAELAKEVDFFSIGTNDLTQYTLAIDRQNAKLDNIYDPHHPAVLRMIQMTVENGHKEGCWVGICGELGADTALTETFLKMGVDELSVSPACILPIRKIIRNTRAEGK; encoded by the coding sequence ATGGAAAAGTATGCCGGGAAATCCATTTTAAAAGGCACCGCCATCGGAAGAATCTTGTGCTATTCTAAGGGGGAACAGGTGGTGCAGCGCAGGAGCGCGGCGGATGCGGAGGCTGAGAAGGCCAGATATGAAGCGGCAAAAGAGACAGCCGCGCGGCAGTTAAACGAGCTTTATGAGAAAGCGCTCAAAGAAGTGGGAGAAGTTAACGCCGCTATTTTTGAAGTCCATGCTATGATGCTGGAGGATGAAGATTTTAACGACTCCATTTTCAATATGATCGATGGACAGAAGGTAAACGCAGAATATGCTGTGGCCGCTACAGGCGATAACTTCTCCAAAATGTTTGCCCAGATGGAAGACGAATATTTTCAGGCCCGTTCCGCGGATATCAAGGATATTGCGGAACGGGTGATACGGATTCTGCAGGGAAGCGAGAATTCCGGGGATCTGGGAGATGAGCCGGTGATTCTGGCGGCCAAGGATTTGGCGCCCAGTGAAACAGTCCAGATGGACAAGTCAAAACTTCTGGGATTTGTGACAGAATTTGGTTCTTCCAATTCTCATACCGCTATCCTGGCCCGGACCATGAATATTCCGGCCTTGATCGGGATTCCTGTGGATGAGAGACTCAATGGAAAGATGGCGGTGATCGATGGCGACAAGGGGGAACTGATTCTGGATCCAGACGAGGATACACTGGCAGATTATCGGACAAAGCAGGAAGAACAGGAGCGGCAGAGGTCGCTGCTTCAGGAATTGAAAGGGAAAGAAGACATTACCCTGGATGGGAAACGAATCCGGCTTTTTGCCAATATCGGGAGCGAGGGAGATATCGCCAAAGTGCTGGAGAACGATGCGGATGGTATCGGATTGTTCCGAAGTGAGTTTCTCTATTTGGAGAAACAGGATTATCCCAGCGAAGAGGAACAGTTCCAGGCTTACAAATCAGCGCTGGAGATGATGGCCGGGAGAAAAGTTGTCATTCGGACACTGGATATCGGGGCGGACAAGCAGGTGGACTATTTCCGATTGGACAAAGAAGAGAATCCGGCTATGGGATATCGGGCGATCCGGATCTGTCTGGATCGTGAGGAAGTATTCAGAACCCAGCTTCGGGCGCTTCTGCGGGCCAGCGCCTATGGGAATCTGGCAGTCATGTATCCTATGATCATCTCTGTGGATGAAGTACGCAGGATCAAAAAGATCATGACATCAATCCAGGCGGAATTTGACGCAAAAGAGATTCCCTATGGAGAGATCGAGCAGGGGATCATGATCGAGACGCCGGCGGCCGTCATGATCAGCGCGGAGCTGGCTAAGGAAGTGGATTTTTTCAGTATCGGCACCAATGATCTGACTCAGTATACGCTGGCTATCGACAGACAGAACGCGAAGCTGGATAACATCTATGATCCGCACCATCCGGCGGTCCTGCGGATGATCCAGATGACGGTGGAAAACGGACACAAGGAAGGATGCTGGGTAGGAATCTGTGGAGAATTGGGGGCGGATACCGCATTGACAGAGACATTTTTGAAAATGGGAGTGGATGAGCTTTCTGTATCGCCGGCCTGTATCCTGCCGATCCGTAAGATCATCCGAAACACACGCGCAGAGGGGAAATAG
- a CDS encoding HPr family phosphocarrier protein codes for MKTIKYTIQDELGIHARPAGVLQKEVKKFQSKITLEGNGKTAEAGKLLAVMGMGIKHGTEITITADGPDEEEAIAAMETFFKENL; via the coding sequence ATGAAAACGATTAAGTACACTATCCAGGATGAATTAGGAATCCACGCGAGACCAGCAGGAGTTCTGCAAAAAGAAGTGAAGAAATTCCAGTCCAAGATCACTTTGGAAGGAAACGGGAAAACAGCGGAAGCTGGGAAACTGCTGGCAGTGATGGGGATGGGGATCAAACACGGGACAGAGATCACTATCACAGCAGACGGCCCAGATGAGGAAGAGGCAATCGCCGCGATGGAGACTTTCTTCAAAGAGAATCTGTAA
- the treC gene encoding alpha,alpha-phosphotrehalase, which yields MSDFKKSVVYQIYPKSFYDSNGDGFGDLKGVTEKLDYIKELGADYIWLTPFFVSPQNDNGYDVEDYYRVDPRYGTMEDLEELIREAGERGISLMFDMVFNHTSSHHEWFQKALAGDEKYKEFYIFRKGKKPGTPPTNWESKFGGSAWEYVEEFDEYYLHLFDVTQPDLNWENPEVRKEIQKVVRFWMEKGVKGFRFDVVNLISKGKYEDDDEGDGRRFYTDGPKIHEYLQELNETTFGTDAQIITVGEMSSTTMENCYRYAGEDGKELSMVFSFHHLKVDFMGNEKWVMVPFDFLKLKRILFDWQTHMAEHHAWNAVFWCNHDQPRVVSRFGNTKRYWKESGKMLATVIHCLRGTPYIYQGEELGMTNPGFTDISQYRDVESLNHFRILQEKGLTEENAYQILQIHSRDNSRTPVQWKDEENGGFTSGKPWIEVNPNYHTVNAEAELEDEDSIFHYYQKLAALRKEYDIIGYGDFEPLDEAHPSVLAYRRRWKGETLLVICNFYGKETAWEMDEDLKQYSCLLSNYKDPAPEEGGITLRPYEAAVLYKKD from the coding sequence ATGTCAGATTTTAAGAAGAGTGTCGTATATCAGATTTATCCAAAGTCTTTCTATGACAGTAATGGGGATGGCTTTGGAGATCTGAAAGGGGTAACGGAAAAGCTGGATTATATCAAAGAGCTTGGGGCGGATTATATCTGGCTGACGCCATTTTTTGTATCCCCGCAGAATGATAATGGATACGATGTGGAAGATTATTACCGGGTGGACCCAAGATATGGGACGATGGAAGATCTGGAAGAGTTGATCCGGGAAGCCGGAGAACGAGGGATATCCTTGATGTTTGATATGGTTTTCAATCATACATCCAGCCATCACGAATGGTTCCAGAAGGCGCTTGCCGGAGATGAGAAATATAAAGAGTTTTATATCTTCCGAAAAGGGAAGAAGCCGGGAACGCCGCCTACCAACTGGGAGAGTAAGTTTGGCGGGAGCGCTTGGGAGTATGTGGAGGAATTTGACGAATATTATCTGCATCTTTTTGATGTGACTCAGCCGGATTTAAACTGGGAAAATCCGGAAGTGAGAAAAGAGATCCAGAAGGTGGTCCGATTCTGGATGGAAAAAGGCGTCAAAGGATTCCGGTTTGATGTGGTCAATTTGATCAGTAAGGGGAAATATGAGGACGACGATGAGGGCGACGGCCGCCGGTTCTATACAGATGGGCCTAAGATCCATGAATATCTTCAGGAACTAAACGAAACGACTTTCGGAACAGACGCTCAGATCATTACTGTAGGCGAGATGTCCAGCACTACGATGGAGAACTGTTACCGTTACGCGGGAGAGGATGGAAAAGAGCTTTCTATGGTCTTTAGTTTCCATCATTTGAAAGTAGATTTTATGGGAAATGAGAAATGGGTCATGGTTCCCTTTGATTTTCTCAAATTAAAAAGGATCTTGTTTGACTGGCAGACCCATATGGCGGAGCACCATGCTTGGAATGCCGTATTCTGGTGTAATCACGACCAGCCAAGAGTGGTATCCAGATTTGGAAATACCAAAAGATACTGGAAGGAATCGGGGAAGATGCTGGCTACAGTCATCCATTGTCTCAGAGGTACTCCATATATTTATCAGGGAGAAGAACTGGGGATGACCAATCCGGGATTTACAGACATCTCCCAGTACCGGGATGTGGAAAGTCTGAATCATTTTCGGATTCTTCAGGAGAAGGGGCTGACAGAAGAAAACGCGTACCAGATCCTTCAGATCCACTCCAGAGACAACAGCCGTACGCCGGTACAGTGGAAGGATGAGGAGAACGGCGGGTTTACATCGGGGAAACCCTGGATAGAGGTGAATCCTAATTACCATACAGTCAATGCGGAGGCGGAGCTGGAAGATGAAGATTCTATCTTCCATTATTATCAAAAACTGGCGGCTTTGCGCAAAGAGTATGATATCATAGGATATGGAGATTTTGAGCCGCTGGATGAAGCCCATCCTTCTGTGCTTGCCTACCGCCGGCGCTGGAAGGGGGAGACACTGCTTGTGATCTGTAATTTCTACGGGAAGGAGACGGCCTGGGAGATGGACGAGGATCTGAAACAGTATAGCTGTCTTCTGAGTAATTATAAAGACCCGGCGCCGGAAGAAGGCGGGATCACTCTGCGGCCTTATGAGGCGGCGGTTCTGTACAAGAAGGACTGA
- the treB gene encoding PTS trehalose transporter subunit IIBC yields MARYTEDVQELLKLIGGKENISAVSHCMTRMRFVLVDEKKADTKAIEKIKAVKGTFTQAGQYQVIIGNDVSTFYNEFTAYAGVEGVSKEAAKQAAKTNQSWLQRLMSNLGEIFAPIIPALICGGLVLGFRNVIDSIAFFENGTKTLVDISQFWAGVDSFLWLIGEAVFWLLPVDIVWSITKKMGTTQILGIILGLTLVSSQLLNGFDVASTPADQIPVWDFGFAKVQMIGYQGQVIAAMLAGFVLVYLEKFFRKICPAVVSMIVVPFCSLVPAVFIAHMVVGPVGWTIGNAIADVVYAGLTSDFRFIFAGIFGFLYAPVVMTGLHHMTNAIDSQLIASTPTQTTILWPMIALSNIAQGSAVLAMSVLQKKNERAQQVNVPACISCYLGVTEPALFGVNLRYGFPLFCGMVGSACAAVISVGFGVQALSIGVGGLPGILSIVPQYYLVFALAMLTAVVVPFILTFMVGKAKLSKADLFGEEADIKEKEAEEQDEKEQETPTGVTELKAGLTGKVIPISEVPDEVFSQCVMGEGVAIEPENDTVVAPGDATVGVVMADTGHACGLVFANGAELLIHVGIDTVDMGGDGFELLVEQGQQVKEGQPLIRFDKEKIRAAGHPSVTVFIVTEEGEAGSAEYLSGMDAVAGETPIIRFA; encoded by the coding sequence ATGGCAAGGTACACGGAAGATGTACAAGAACTGCTGAAACTGATCGGCGGGAAAGAAAATATTTCAGCGGTATCCCACTGTATGACAAGAATGAGATTCGTTCTGGTGGATGAGAAGAAAGCAGATACCAAGGCAATCGAGAAGATTAAGGCGGTCAAGGGTACCTTTACCCAGGCCGGACAGTATCAGGTGATCATCGGGAATGACGTATCTACCTTCTATAACGAATTTACAGCATACGCGGGAGTCGAAGGGGTCAGTAAGGAGGCGGCCAAGCAGGCGGCCAAAACAAATCAGAGTTGGCTTCAGCGCCTGATGAGCAATCTGGGAGAGATTTTCGCGCCCATCATCCCCGCGCTGATATGCGGAGGTCTTGTGCTGGGCTTCCGCAATGTGATCGACAGCATCGCGTTTTTTGAAAACGGGACCAAAACATTAGTAGATATTTCTCAATTCTGGGCAGGTGTTGACAGCTTCCTTTGGCTGATCGGAGAGGCGGTATTCTGGTTGCTTCCGGTAGATATCGTGTGGTCTATCACGAAGAAGATGGGGACAACGCAGATCCTTGGGATCATCTTGGGATTGACCTTGGTTTCTTCTCAGCTCCTGAATGGATTTGATGTGGCTTCCACTCCGGCGGATCAGATTCCGGTTTGGGACTTTGGGTTTGCCAAGGTTCAAATGATCGGATATCAGGGCCAGGTAATCGCGGCTATGCTGGCAGGATTTGTCCTGGTATATCTGGAGAAATTCTTCCGTAAGATCTGCCCGGCGGTAGTCAGTATGATCGTGGTTCCCTTTTGCTCGCTGGTACCGGCGGTATTCATCGCACATATGGTCGTTGGCCCTGTCGGCTGGACCATCGGAAACGCGATCGCGGACGTGGTCTACGCAGGTCTGACTTCGGATTTTCGTTTTATATTCGCGGGGATCTTTGGCTTTCTGTACGCTCCCGTAGTCATGACGGGGCTGCATCATATGACCAATGCCATTGACAGCCAGCTGATCGCGTCTACACCCACCCAGACTACGATCTTATGGCCGATGATCGCATTGAGCAATATTGCCCAGGGTTCCGCGGTTTTAGCGATGAGCGTATTGCAGAAGAAGAATGAGCGCGCTCAGCAGGTAAATGTACCGGCATGTATCTCCTGCTATCTGGGGGTTACAGAGCCGGCGTTGTTCGGCGTGAATTTGAGATACGGATTTCCTCTGTTCTGCGGGATGGTCGGATCGGCCTGCGCGGCTGTGATCTCCGTGGGATTTGGAGTCCAGGCTTTAAGTATCGGCGTCGGCGGCTTGCCGGGGATTCTTTCGATCGTGCCTCAGTATTACCTGGTCTTTGCCCTTGCCATGCTGACTGCCGTCGTGGTCCCGTTTATCCTTACTTTTATGGTGGGGAAGGCGAAACTGTCCAAAGCGGACTTGTTTGGCGAAGAAGCTGACATAAAAGAGAAAGAAGCGGAAGAGCAGGATGAAAAAGAACAGGAAACGCCAACCGGGGTCACAGAGCTGAAAGCAGGGCTGACGGGAAAGGTGATTCCCATCAGTGAAGTACCAGACGAGGTCTTCTCTCAGTGTGTGATGGGAGAAGGAGTCGCCATTGAGCCGGAGAATGATACAGTAGTCGCGCCGGGAGACGCCACGGTGGGCGTGGTCATGGCGGATACCGGACATGCCTGCGGCCTGGTATTTGCCAACGGCGCGGAACTTTTGATCCATGTCGGCATCGATACGGTAGACATGGGAGGAGACGGCTTTGAGCTTTTGGTGGAACAAGGGCAGCAGGTCAAGGAAGGCCAGCCGCTGATCCGCTTTGATAAAGAAAAGATCCGCGCGGCGGGCCATCCTTCTGTGACCGTGTTTATTGTGACGGAAGAAGGAGAAGCGGGCAGCGCCGAATATCTTTCAGGAATGGACGCTGTGGCGGGAGAGACCCCGATCATCAGATTCGCGTAA